In Flammeovirgaceae bacterium 311, one DNA window encodes the following:
- a CDS encoding short-chain dehydrogenase/reductase SDR (COG1028 Dehydrogenases with different specificities (related to short-chain alcohol dehydrogenases)) — MFSLRNKTAIVTGGGSGIGKAISQLFAQQGAEVFVLELNEEGAGDVVKTIRDAGGKASAIACNVASQSEVAKAFEQIYLQAGRLDILVNNAGIAHVGNVLTTSEDDFDKVYAVNVKGVYNCLKAGVEKMLASGGGVILNLASVASAVGLQDRFAYSMSKGAVLTMTYSVAKDFVDKNIRCNCIAPGRVHTPFVDGFLKKNYPGREQEMFDKLSKTQPIGRMGSPEEMAALALFLCSDEASFITGSNYPIDGGFVTLNT, encoded by the coding sequence ATGTTCAGCCTTAGAAATAAAACAGCTATTGTAACCGGTGGGGGCAGTGGTATCGGAAAGGCCATCAGCCAATTATTTGCCCAGCAGGGCGCAGAGGTTTTTGTACTGGAGCTTAATGAAGAAGGGGCTGGTGATGTGGTGAAAACCATACGTGATGCAGGAGGAAAAGCTTCTGCCATTGCCTGTAATGTGGCCAGCCAGTCAGAAGTGGCAAAAGCCTTTGAACAGATTTACCTGCAGGCTGGCAGGCTGGATATTTTGGTGAACAATGCAGGAATAGCCCATGTAGGCAATGTGCTCACCACCTCCGAAGATGATTTTGATAAGGTATATGCCGTGAATGTAAAAGGCGTGTACAATTGCCTGAAAGCAGGCGTGGAAAAAATGCTTGCCAGTGGCGGCGGGGTAATCCTGAACCTGGCATCGGTAGCCTCTGCAGTAGGGCTGCAGGATCGTTTTGCCTACTCGATGAGTAAGGGAGCCGTACTCACCATGACCTATTCCGTAGCTAAAGATTTTGTAGATAAAAACATCCGCTGTAACTGCATCGCACCAGGCAGGGTGCACACCCCCTTTGTAGACGGATTTCTGAAAAAAAACTACCCTGGCAGGGAGCAGGAAATGTTTGATAAGCTTTCTAAAACCCAGCCTATTGGCCGCATGGGCAGTCCTGAAGAGATGGCCGCACTTGCCCTCTTCCTGTGTTCCGACGAAGCCTCGTTCATCACCGGCAGTAACTATCCCATCGATGGTGGCTTTGTTACCCTCAATACCTAA
- a CDS encoding lipid-binding START domain-containing protein — MKYFLLLLLLMPLSLFSQQNWVLKKDQNGIQVFMREVEGSPFKEVRVKMKCQGTLESFKKLVLDVDNHKKWVYNTKASDLIKPVSENEVYYYTEFHLPWPVSNRDLTCRIKMITDSIPDIYFIKANSVQGLIPPKDGKVRVVSSRSSWKVTSLDNRELDIEYSVRVDPAGSIPPWLVNLTGVTGPFNTFTNLKEMLKDSM; from the coding sequence ATGAAGTATTTTTTATTATTGCTGTTGCTAATGCCCCTTAGTCTTTTTTCGCAGCAAAACTGGGTTTTAAAGAAAGATCAGAATGGGATACAGGTGTTTATGAGAGAGGTGGAGGGCTCACCCTTCAAGGAGGTTAGAGTAAAGATGAAATGCCAGGGCACCCTCGAAAGCTTTAAAAAACTGGTGCTGGATGTTGATAACCATAAAAAATGGGTCTATAACACCAAAGCCTCTGATCTGATCAAACCTGTCAGTGAAAATGAAGTGTACTACTACACCGAGTTTCATCTGCCCTGGCCAGTGAGCAACAGGGACCTGACCTGCCGCATTAAAATGATAACAGATTCCATTCCGGATATTTATTTTATCAAAGCAAACTCTGTACAGGGATTAATTCCTCCCAAAGATGGAAAGGTAAGGGTGGTATCCTCCAGGTCCAGCTGGAAGGTAACCAGCTTGGATAACCGTGAGCTCGACATTGAATATTCTGTCAGGGTAGATCCTGCTGGCAGCATTCCCCCCTGGCTTGTAAACTTAACAGGGGTAACGGGGCCCTTCAATACCTTTACCAATCTGAAAGAAATGCTAAAGGATAGTATGTAA
- a CDS encoding 2-keto-4-pentenoate hydratase (COG0179 2-keto-4-pentenoate hydratase/2-oxohepta-3-ene-1,7-dioic acid hydratase (catechol pathway)): protein MKLIRFGEAGKEKPGVITAAGKRIDVSAFTQDYDEAFFAADGLKKLGGWLEQNGQTAPQVSEEVRLGAPIQKPGKIICIGLNYSDHARESNMEVPKEPIIFFKASSAVCGPNDNIIIPKGSEKTDWEVELAVVIGKKASYVSEAEAMEYVAGYMLHNDYSERAFQLERSGQWVKGKSCDTFAPLGPFLATRDEIGDVNKLRLWLKVNDKTMQDGSTSNLVFGVPFLVSYLSQFMSLQPGDIISTGTPAGVGLGFKPPIYLKAGDTVELGIDSLGSAKQQLVAWGE, encoded by the coding sequence ATGAAACTAATCAGATTTGGTGAAGCTGGCAAGGAAAAGCCAGGCGTGATAACGGCAGCAGGAAAGCGCATTGATGTAAGTGCTTTTACTCAGGATTATGACGAAGCATTTTTTGCAGCAGACGGATTGAAGAAACTGGGGGGTTGGCTGGAGCAGAATGGCCAGACCGCACCACAGGTCTCAGAAGAGGTTCGTTTGGGGGCGCCCATCCAAAAGCCCGGTAAAATTATTTGCATTGGCCTTAACTATTCCGATCATGCCCGTGAAAGCAATATGGAGGTACCAAAGGAGCCGATCATTTTCTTTAAAGCATCCTCGGCAGTTTGTGGACCGAATGATAACATCATTATACCAAAAGGCAGCGAAAAGACCGACTGGGAAGTAGAGCTGGCCGTGGTAATCGGCAAAAAAGCCTCTTATGTATCCGAAGCCGAAGCAATGGAGTACGTAGCGGGGTACATGCTGCACAACGATTACAGCGAGCGGGCTTTTCAGCTGGAGCGCAGCGGGCAATGGGTAAAGGGGAAAAGCTGCGATACCTTTGCACCTCTGGGGCCCTTCCTGGCTACCCGCGATGAGATAGGAGATGTAAATAAGCTGCGCCTGTGGTTAAAGGTAAATGATAAAACTATGCAGGATGGCAGTACCAGCAACCTGGTGTTTGGGGTGCCATTCCTGGTAAGCTACCTCAGCCAGTTTATGTCGCTGCAGCCTGGTGATATCATATCTACTGGCACCCCGGCAGGCGTAGGGCTGGGCTTTAAGCCACCCATATACTTGAAAGCCGGAGATACCGTGGAATTAGGAATAGACAGTCTGGGAT